Sequence from the bacterium genome:
TTTTAAAAGAAGGCGTCACTCAGGCGGAAGTGGAAGCGCAATTTCCGGCGTTCATCAAAAAATATCATCCGCCTTTTATGCAGCCTCAGGTCACGCATTATTTGCAGCCGCTAAAGGATATCCACCTTACGTCGAAACTTGATTACGAGATCGAACCTAACGGCGACGCAGCGGACGTGTATATTTTTTCCGTTGTTGGAATTCTCATTCTGCTGATTTCGTGTATTAATTTTATGAATCTTGCAACGGCCCGTTCGGCCGGACGTGCACGTGAAGTGGGTATGCGCAAGGTTTTAGGAGCGTATCGCCAGGATCTCATTCGTCAATTTCTCGGTGAGTCGGTTTTTATAGCATTAATCGCCGTCATTTTGGCAAGTATTCTGATAGAGTTTCTCTTGCCGGCATTCAACAATGCATCGGGGAAATCGCTCTCGGGTGTTTTTTCGAATCCATGGTACATCATCGGTATTATTTTGGTTGGAGCAACCGCCGGTGTATTATCAGGTCTTTATCCTGCATTTTTTCTATCCGCTTTTCAACCGGTGCGCGTTCTCAAAGGTTCGTTCAAATCCGGTGCGACCGGCCAACTGCTTCGTCAGAGCCTCGTCGTCGCTCAGTTTACTATTTCCGTCAGTCTTATTATCAGCGCCTTCATTGTGTACGGACAATTAAAATATATGCGCAACGCCGATCTCGGTTTTCAGAAAGATTCGGTTATTTTTATCGCAACACGTCCAACCATGGTTCAGCGTTTTGCAGTGGTAAAAGAAGAAATGAGTAAGGTCAGTTCGGTGAAAAGCGTTGCCGGTATGAATGAAATTGTCGGGCGGAGCCATAATACGTATCAATTCACTTACGAAGGTATGAATCCTGACGAAAAAGTTTATTTGCCCGGGATTATGGTTGATGAAGATTTTGTGCCGACGATGGGCATCACGATGATCGCCGGAAGAAATTTTTCAAAAGATTTTAAAACGGACGATTCGCTCGGCATCCTGATCAATGAAACCATGGTGAGACAATTAGGTTGGGGTACGCCGGAGCAAGCGCTCGGAAAACAATGTTATTCCAATAACGGCAAAGAAGTTGTTGTCGGTGTTTTTAAAGATTTTCATTACGAATCGCTTCTCACGCCGGTTGGAGGATTCTTCCTGGATATGCCGATTAGTCGCTTCAGCCAGTTTTTCTGGCGATACATCGGTGTAAAAATACAAGGCGGAGCTAATGACGAAACGTTAAAACAATTGGAAGCGATTTGGAACAGAGTCATTCCTG
This genomic interval carries:
- a CDS encoding ABC transporter permease: MLKNYLTVALRSLRRNKVYSTINVLGLTVGIACFMVIAIFVHNEFQYDRFHSKANRIYRVCEKIDAQGQGENSSSNPFFVAKGLSNDYPQLIEYTVRFFNFQSPAFAIQIGDRKFVEKKMFFADSNVFKIFDFTLIQGDPNTALARPNSIVLTKSTAKKYFGDEDPIGKVLKYEGTTDFAVSGIVEDISPTSHMHFDGLISFSTLYQFMGPNFEQIPIWNPCWTYILLKEGVTQAEVEAQFPAFIKKYHPPFMQPQVTHYLQPLKDIHLTSKLDYEIEPNGDAADVYIFSVVGILILLISCINFMNLATARSAGRAREVGMRKVLGAYRQDLIRQFLGESVFIALIAVILASILIEFLLPAFNNASGKSLSGVFSNPWYIIGIILVGATAGVLSGLYPAFFLSAFQPVRVLKGSFKSGATGQLLRQSLVVAQFTISVSLIISAFIVYGQLKYMRNADLGFQKDSVIFIATRPTMVQRFAVVKEEMSKVSSVKSVAGMNEIVGRSHNTYQFTYEGMNPDEKVYLPGIMVDEDFVPTMGITMIAGRNFSKDFKTDDSLGILINETMVRQLGWGTPEQALGKQCYSNNGKEVVVGVFKDFHYESLLTPVGGFFLDMPISRFSQFFWRYIGVKIQGGANDETLKQLEAIWNRVIPEFPFEYFFLNENLQKMYQAQDNLGKLVGYFSTLAIFVACLGMFALASFTAEQRTKEIAIRKTLGASVMQIVTLFSKDFLKLVGVAAIVGSLLSYYAMHWWLEGFAYRMTMGIGIFIASTIIALCIAMLTISYQSIKVATSNPVNSLKYE